In the genome of Terriglobales bacterium, one region contains:
- a CDS encoding SgcJ/EcaC family oxidoreductase: MKKKTKKAAKKRPAHGKAARAGGNAEASIRRVGQEWAEHWNAGELEKLLAAYAEDAVYMPPHHGAVHGREAIREYLKGPMQHGVGNLVYEVTYIKRSGGLAYDVGRYSMTLPQDGGARQDRGKYLTVWKRQADGRWKIVADSFSSDLAPGH, encoded by the coding sequence ATGAAGAAGAAGACGAAGAAGGCAGCGAAGAAGAGGCCCGCCCACGGGAAGGCCGCGCGGGCGGGCGGCAACGCCGAGGCCAGTATCCGCCGCGTCGGCCAGGAGTGGGCCGAGCACTGGAACGCCGGCGAGCTGGAGAAGCTGCTGGCCGCCTACGCCGAGGACGCGGTCTACATGCCGCCGCACCACGGCGCGGTGCACGGCCGCGAGGCCATCCGCGAGTACCTGAAGGGGCCGATGCAGCACGGGGTCGGCAACCTGGTCTACGAGGTCACCTACATCAAGCGCTCGGGCGGGCTGGCCTACGACGTGGGCCGCTACTCCATGACCCTGCCCCAGGACGGGGGCGCGCGCCAGGACCGCGGCAAGTACCTGACGGTGTGGAAGCGGCAGGCGGACGGGCGCTGGAAGATCGTCGCCGACTCCTTCTCCAGCGACCTGGCCCCGGGGCACTGA
- a CDS encoding OsmC family protein: MKRKGSAVWKGGLKDGKGTVSTESGVLKGAQYSFSTRFENGVGTNPEELLAAAHAGCFSMALSGQLGQAGLTADSIETTATVTLEKVEAGFAITAVHLEVAARIPGADPAKFEQAAANAKAGCPVSKLFNAKITMDAKLAG; the protein is encoded by the coding sequence ATGAAGAGAAAGGGCAGCGCAGTGTGGAAGGGCGGACTGAAGGACGGCAAGGGCACGGTCTCGACCGAGAGCGGGGTGCTGAAAGGGGCGCAGTACAGCTTCAGCACGCGCTTCGAGAACGGCGTGGGCACGAACCCCGAGGAACTGCTGGCAGCGGCGCATGCGGGATGCTTCTCCATGGCGCTGTCGGGGCAACTGGGGCAGGCGGGCCTGACCGCCGACAGCATCGAGACCACCGCCACCGTCACCCTGGAGAAGGTGGAGGCGGGTTTCGCCATCACCGCGGTGCACCTGGAGGTCGCCGCGCGCATCCCCGGGGCCGACCCGGCCAAGTTCGAGCAGGCCGCGGCCAACGCCAAGGCGGGCTGCCCGGTCTCCAAGCTGTTCAACGCCAAGATCACCATGGACGCCAAGCTGGCGGGCTGA